One Pseudomonas sp. MM213 genomic window, ACATCGTCAGCAAGGACTCGGCCGGTGATCGGGCGATTCAGCGCGACCTCAGCCTGACCTGGGCGGCAGACCTGCCGGCTGGAAACAAACTCACCGCAGGCAACTGGTGGGGCGATCAGGCGCCGGACGACGTTCCCGGTGTGTCGGTGGAAGGCAAAGTCGCCGAGAGCCTGAAGCTCAAGCTCGGCGATCACTTGGTCTTTACTGTCGGCGGGGTCAATCGCGAAGCGAAGGTCACCAGCCTGCGGGAGATCAACTGGGACAACTTCCAGCCGAACTTCTTCATGATTTTCCAGCCCGGCACATTGAAGGATCTGCCAGCGACCTACCTGACCAGTTTCTATCTGGCGGCGGGCCACGACCAGCAGATCGTCGACCTGTCCCGCGCCTTCCCGGCGGTGACCATTCTGCAAGTCGAAGCCTTGCTGGCGCAGCTGCGCAGCATCCTCGCCCAGGTCACCCTGGCGGTGGAATACGTGTTGTTGTTTGTGTTGGCGGCGGGGATGGCGGTGTTGTTCTCGGGCCTACAAGCCACGCTGGATGAACGCATTCGCCAAGGCGCATTGTTGCGGGCACTGGGAGCCGAGCGCCAGTTGCTGGTCAAGGCCCGACGGATCGAGTTCGGCCTGCTTGGCGCGGTCAGCGGGTTGCTGGCAGCGCTGGGCTCGGAGCTGGTGAGCCTGGTGCTGTACCGTTACGCCTTCGACTTGCCGTGGCACCCGCATCCGTGGCTGCTGGTGTTGCCACTGATCGGCGCCGTGCTGATCGGCGGTGCCGGCGTGTTTGGCACCCGGCGTGCCTTGAACGCCAGCCCCCTGACAGTCTTGCGCGAGGGTTGATAGACTCAACCCTTCTCAACCACAAGAAGTTGCCATGAGCCGTTATCGCCCTCCCCGCACCGCTGGCACCGCGCTGATCACCCCTGAAGGTGAAGCGCGGATGCGGGCCGAGTTCCATGAACTCTGGCATGTGCGCCGACCGCAGGTCACGCAATCGGTCAGCGAGGCCGCGGCGCAGGGTGATCGATCCGAGAACGCCGAATACACCTACGGCAAAAAGATGCTGCGCGAAATCGACAGTCGCGTGCGCTTTCTCACCAAGCGCCTGGAAGCGCTCAAGGTGGTCAGCGAAAAACCCAGCGATCCGAACAAGGTCTACTTCGGAGCCTGGGTCACCATCGAAGACGAGGACGGCAAAGAGTCGCGCTACCGCATCGTCGGGCCGGATGAACTGGACTTGAAACTGGGCCTGATCAGCATCGACTCACCGCTGGCACGCGCCCTGATCGGCAAGGCACTGGACGCCGAAGTTCGGGTCCAGACGCCTACCGGCGAACAGTGCGTGTATATCGTGGCGATTGATTACCCATAAGCCTTAACGGCGGGTGATCAGCCCTTGCCGGGCGACGCGGGTCAGTTGCCTGATCATCTCTGGCGCGTCTTCAAGGGCGGGCGACTGAATCACCGCCAGGTCGAAACTGTCGCTGGCAAAACGCGCCAGTGACTCACCGTCTTCGACAAACTGGATCAGGAAAACTGCGGGCCCACCGGTGCGACGTGGCCAACCATCGAGGTAACGCAGGAGCGTCGGCTGATGTTTGCCGCCAAGCAGGATTTTTGGATTGCGCTGGGTCAGATGTGCCGTGATCGGCGCGGGGCGTACAACGGGGTTTAGTGCATTCATCGTGTCGTGTCTCTGCCTCAAAAGTCTGCATGGCAGGTGAGAGGCAACACCGAACCAGCGCTTTAGCGGTATTTCGAAGCCTGTTTCAAGCTTCTATCGGCAACTGAATGAGTCACCTGGCGCCCCGCAAGTAGCTGTTTAAATCGGCGCATGGCAGCATCCTAGAGAAGCTGACCGGACAGTGTCAAGAATGACGCACAACAAAAAAGGCCCGCACAATGCGGGCCTTTTCGTTGAGCCAGAGCGATCAACCAGCGATGGCGCGATCAACCGACAGCTTGCCGGCGCCTTCGAACAGCACCGCGATGCTGCCACCCAGCAGGGCCAGGGCGAATTCATAACCGTTGTTGGCCATGAACAGACCGTTGCTGATATGCACGCTGAAGATGGCGACCAGCGACAGGAACGTCAGGCCAAGTGCCGCCGGGCGGACCAGCAAGCCGATGATCAAGGCCAGACCGGCAAAGAACTCGGTACCACCGGCCAACGTGGCCATCAGGTAACCCGGTGCCAGGCCGATGCTTTCCATGTACTGAGCGGTGCCCGCCAGACCGTAGCCGCCGAATGCGCCGAAGAGTTTCTGCGAACCGTGGGCCGCGAAGATGATGCCGACGAAGATCCGCAGGACAGTCAGGCCGTAGCCAGCGCGGGTAAACAGTACCTTGTTGATCAGTGAGCTCATGCTGTGTCATCCATTGTGTGTTTGTGTGTTGGTTGGCCGCTATATTAATCAATAAATTAAATGCTAAAAGCGCAAATTTTTCGCCATAACAATCAGTTTATTCGATCACTTCCTTAAGGCTACTTTCTGCCCCTGGGGCTCCAACGACTCCCGCTCCCGATCGAACGCCAAGTAATACTTGTTCACGCTATTAACATAGCTGACAGGTCCCATTCCCACCTGCTCCATGGCGATGCGCTCGACCTGGAAGAACCATTGATTGGGATTCAAGCCTCGCCGACGCGCCTCGGCGCGCATGCCCTGAACCCGCTCCGGCCCGATGTTGTAAGCCGCCAGCACGAACGCCATGCGCTCACGCTCGTTGAGTTTGGGGCTGGCGAAAAACTTGCGGCGGATCATCGCCAGGTATTTGGCCCCGGCCTGCACATTGGCATCGAGGTCCTGAATGTTGTTGACCCCTACCCGCTGGGCCGCGGACGGAGTGATCTGCATCAGGCCAGTGGGGCCACCGCCGCTTCGTGCGCGGGGTTGCAACGCGGACTCCTTGAAGGCCAATGCCGCCAGATTCAACCAATCCATGCCTTGGGCATCGGCGTGTTTCTGCAATACCGGTCTGAGTTTTTCCAGGCGCTGGCGATCAGTCTTGGCCAGTGGGTAATGCACTTGATAGAGGCGTCGATAGATGCGCAGGAACGCCGCGTCCTGATCCGAAGGCTTTTTGTACCCGATCAGGAAGCGATCGATGCTCGCCCGCAGCATCGAGGCATCGCGGCGTACGAACCAGAATTCTTCCCCCGGCTCGCTGATCAGCACCTGCCGATCGAAACGCAACTTGGGCAGGATCTTGCCCCAGCGTTCGGCAATCGGCTGCTCGACGATGGTCAGGTGAAAAATCCCGCCCTGAACCATTTCCAGCACGTCTTCGACCGCCAGGCTCGGATCGACCCACTCGATCTTCACCGGTGCCAGTTTGTGCAAGGCAAGCTTTTGATTGATCTGACTGATCGCCTCCCCGGCGGCGCTGCCGGTGGGTAGCGCCAGGGTTTTACCGGACAGTTGTTCGAGGCGGGTGTAGCGTTTCTCGCCCTTGATTCCGACCAGGACCAGAGGAATGTCGCTGGCAATTGGTTCGCTGGTGCTGACGGCGTAGCCCGGTTGCAGATCGAGCAACTCGCCCGGTGCAACCAGATCCCCCTCCCCGCGCTGCAACGCGCCGAGCAGTTGATCCTTGGCTTTGGGAATGATCTTGAGCGTCACTTCCTGACCGTCACGGGCATGGCCATTGAGGTATTGCTCGAAGGCACGCAAGCGATGGTATTCGACGCCGATGGCCTGGCCCTGGACTTCGCCGGAGCTGTTGCGGCTCTGGTTGACCAGCACCTTCAGCACACGGCTGCTGCGGATTTCCTGCAGGTCGCGCACCTGGGCCGCCGGCACGGCTTGCAGTGGGCCGGCCAGCCGGGCAACCGCCGGCATCGGCAGCAGCAACGAACCACACAGCAGTAACAAAATCGAGGGACGTGTCATCCACTCTCCGGAAAGAATACTGGGCCAATTTCAAAAAAATGTTTGAAATCGAACGACAGAAACAGAGCGCCTTGAGCGCTGGCAAAGTGCGAAAGACTGGCACAGTGATGGCATGCTGACCACCCCAGCTTGTCTCGCGGCATCAAAAGACAGCTTTAACTCGTTGTAGTTCTTGGCTTTTCTTATAAATCTACAGCTCTGATATGCTTTCCGGCCTTTGGTCCGAGGTAGCACCATGCAACTCATCGATATCGGCGTCAACCTGACCAACCCCAGTTTTGCCGACAAACACCAGGCTGTACTCGACCGCGCCTATGCCGCCGGAGTCTGCCAATTGGTGCTCACCGGCACCAATGTCGAAGGCAGCGAACAGGCGCTGGAGCTGTGCCGACAATTGGATGAAACGGCGCAACGGCTGTTCGCCACCGCCGGCATTCACCCTCACGCAGCCAGCGACTGGAACGCCGACAGCGCCCAGCGTCTGCGCAGTTTGCTCAAAGAGCCGAACGTAGTGGCGGTGGGTGAATGCGGGCTGGATTTCAATCGTGATTTCTCGCCGCGTCCGCAACAGGAAAAAGTCCTCGAAGAACACTTGGCGATGGCGGTCGATCTGCAACTGCCGGTGTTTCTCCACGAACGTGATGCCAGTCAGCGCTTGCTGGAAATCCTGCGCGATTACCGCGACCAATTGCCGGCCGCCGTGGTGCATTGCTTCACCGGCGAAAAGAAGGCGCTGTTCAGCTACCTCGACCTGGATTTGCACATTGGCATCACCGGCTGGATCTGCGACGAGCGTCGGGGCACGCATTTGCATCCGTTGGTGAAAGAAATCAAACGCGGGCGGTTGATGCTGGAGAGCGATGCGCCGTATCTGCTGCCGCGCAGTTTGCGGCCAAAGCCGAAAAATGGTCGCAACGAACCGGCGTACCTGACCGAAGTGTTGCGGGAAGTGGCGTTGCATCGCGGGGAAAGCGAGGAAGAGCTGGCGGCCCACAGCACCGCGTGTGCGCGGGCTTTTTACGGACTGCCAGTGGTCGACTGAAACGCAATCAACTGTAGGAGCGAGCCCGCTCGCGATGGACTAATGAACACCGTGTTTATCCAATAAACACGCGTTATCGTTGGCGACCATCGCGAGCAGGCTCGCTCCTACAGAGGGGTGACACTCAGTGGCTGCTGCGCATCATTTCCTTCGGCACATACTTGCCGATCTCGAACTTGCCGATCGCCGCACGGTGCACTTCATCCGGGCCGTCGGCCAGGCGCAGCGTGCGCTGCATCGCATACATGTAGGCCAGCGGGAAATCGTTGGAAACCCCTGCCCCGCCATGGATCTGGATCGCCCGGTCGATGACGCGTAACGCCACGTTCGGTGCCACCACCTTGATCTGCGCGATTTCGCTCTTCGCCACTTTGTTGCCGACGGTGTCCATCATGTACGCCGCTTTCAAGGTCAGCAGGCGCGCCATGTCGATCTCCATCCGCGAGTCGGCGATTTTGTCGATGTTACCGCCCAGGCGCGCCAGGGGTTTGCCGAACGCAGTGCGATTCACCGAACGTTTGCACATCAGTTCCAGCGCACGCTCAGCCATGCCGATCGAACGCATGCAGTGGTGAATCCGGCCCGGGCCAAGGCGACCCTGAGCGATTTCGAAGCCGCGTCCTTCACCCAACAGGACGTTTTCGTACGGCACCCGGACGTTTTCGAACAGCACTTCGGCGTGACCGTGAGGCGCATCGTCGTAACCGAACACCGGCAGCGGACGAACGATCTTCACGCCCGGTGCATCCACCGGCACCAGAATCATCGAGTGCTGGGCGTGGCGTGGCGCATCAGGATTGCTCAGGCCCATGAAGATCAGAATCTTGCAGCGTGGATCGCAGGCACCCGAGGTCCACCACTTTTTGCCGTTGATCACCCACTCGTCACCGTCACGCACGGCGCGGGCGGCCATGTTGGTGGCGTCGGACGAAGCCACGTCCGGTTCGGTCATGGCGAACGCCGAGCGGATCTCGCCGCGTAGCAGCGGTTCGAGCCAGCGTTGTTTCTGTTCTTCGTTGGCATAGCGCACCAGCACTTCCATGTTGCCGGTGTCGGGCGCCGAGCAGTTGAATGGCTCAGGCCCCAGCAGCGAGCGGCCCATGATCTCTGCCAATGGTGCGTATTCGAGGTTGGTCAGGCCGGCGCCGAGTTCGGACTCAGGCAGAAACAAATTCCACAGGCCTTCAGCCTTGGCCTTGAGTTTCAGTTCTTCCATGATCGCAGTCGGCTGCCAGCGGTCGCCCTCGGCAACCTGGCGCTCGAACACGGCTTCGGCGGGATAAACGTAGGTGTCCATGAACGCGGTCACGCGCTCACGCAGTTCTTGCACCTTGGGCGAATAAGCGAAATCCATGAGCAGCTACCTTCTGGGGGGAGGTTGTTTAGGTCATGCAATCGATGCTAGAACAGCTACGAAAATTTACCTAGCCTATTCTCGGCGTGTATTAACATTCATCACCGATATATGATCGGCTGATTGAGAACCAACAATAAGAGTGCAGCGCAATGAATCTGAGCAAGGTCGACCTCAACCTTTTCATCGTCTTCGACGCGATCTACACCGAAGCCAACCTGACCCGCGCCGGACAGATTGTCGGCATTACTCAACCGGCTGTTTCGAACGCTCTGGCCCGCCTGCGCGAGACGTTCAACGATCCTTTGTTCGTGCGTACGGCCCAAGGCATGGTGCCAACGCCGATGGCGCAAAACATCATCGGCCCGGTGCGCAACGCCCTCTCGCTGCTGCGGGTGTCGGTGCAGGAAAGCCGCATCTTCAACCCGTTGCAGGCGGTCAAGACGTACCGCATCAGCATGACCGACCTCACCGAAGCGGTGATCCTGCCGCCACTGTTCCAGCGCCTGCGCCGCCTGGCGCCAACGGTGATCATCGAAAGCTTTCTGTCCAAGCGCCGCGAAACCACCAAGGAACTGGCGGCCGGGCGACTCGACTTTGCGGTGGACGCGCCGCTCAACACCGACCCGCAAGTGCGTCACGTCAAGTTGATGGAAGACCGTTACGTGTGCGCCATGCGCAAGGGCCATCCGCTGGCGACCAAGGAGAAATTCACCCTCGATGACTATCTGTCACTGACGCACATCCATATTTCCAGCCGCCGCAGCGGTCTGGGCCATGTCGACCTGGCGCTGGGCAAGATGGGCATCCAGCGCAAGATTGCCCTGCGCTCCCAGCATTACTTGATGGCGTCGCAGGTGTTGCAGCAAACCGATATGGTCATGACCGTGCCTGAGCGCTTCGCCCGCCGCCATGATTTGTACTCGGTGAACCTGCCGGTCAACGATGTGCCGCCGGTGGAAACTCACCTTTACTGGCACGAAAGCACCGACCAGGACCCGGCCAACCGCTGGATGCGCGAGCAGATGATCGAGTTGTGCCAGCAGGTGACGGCGCATGAGAAGAAGCTCGATAAGGTGTAGGGCATTACACCGAGTTATCGTTCTTCGCGGGCAAGCCTCGCTCCTACAGGTACTGTGTAAATCTTGTAGGAGCGAGGCTTGCCCGCGAAGAGGCCCGCAATGACGACGAAAAAACCCGCCCCTTGACGTAAACGTCAACCTGCCATTAGCTTAGCGCCATGACCTTTTTTTGAGCGCTTCCATGAGCAGCCAGACCTATAGCATTTCCGACCTCGCCCGCGAGCTCGACATCACCACGCGGGCCATTCGCTTCTATGAAGAGCAAGGCTTGCTCAGCCCCGAGCGACGCGGCCAGGAGCGCATCTATTCGCCCCGTGACAAGGTCAGCCTGAAACTGATCCTGCGGGGCAAGCGCATTGGCTTCTCACTCGCCGAATGCCGCGAGCTGATCGAACTCTACGACCCCACCGGCGGTAATCAGAAACAGCTGCAAACCATGCTGAGCAAAATCGCCGAACGCCGCGAACAGTTGGAGCAGCAAATGCTCGATATCGAGCAGATGAAGCTGGAACTGGACACCGCACAGGAGCGCTGCACCCAGGCGCTGGAACAGACGATGAAAAGCCAGCCGGTGGTTCAATAGGTTTACACCGTCCCCTGTAGGAGCGAGCCTGCTCGCGATGAGGGCGTGACATTCAATATGGATGTTGACTGATCGTCCGCCATCGCGAGCAGGCTCACTCCTACAGGGTTCCATGAACATTCAGACAGACAGCACAGGTCGATTCCCATGTCCCTTCCTTCCCACGTACGCCTGGTCGAAGTCGGCCCCCGCGACGGTCTGCAAAACGAAGCTCAACCGATCAGCGTTGCCGATAAGGTGCAACTGGTCGATGCACTCACGGCCGCGGGCCTCGGCTATATAGAAGTCGGCAGTTTCGTTTCGCCGAAATGGGTGCCGCAGATGGCCGGATCTGCCGAAGTCTTCGCGCAAATCCAGCGCAAACCGGGCGTGACCTACGGCGCCCTCGCCCCCAACCTGCGCGGCTTCGAAGATGCAATCGCCGCCGGGGTCAAGGAAGTTGCAGTGTTCGCCGCAGCGTCCGAAGCGTTTTCCCAGCGCAACATCAATTGCTCGATCAGCGAAAGTCTCGAGCGTTTTGCGCCGATCATGGAAGCCGCCAGGCAGCACGGCGTTACCGTGCGCGGTTACGTGTCCTGCGTGCTGGGCTGTCCTTATGAAGGTCACGTCAAACCCGAGCAAGTTGCCCTGGTCGCTCGCGAGCTCTATGCCATGGGCTGCTACGAAGTATCGCTGGGGGACACCATCGGCACCGGCACGGCGGGTGCGACGCGCAAGATGTTCGAAGTGGTTTCGGCCGACGTGCCTCGGGAGAAACTGGCCGGGCACTTCCACGACACCTACGGCCAGGCCATGGCCAACATCTATGCCAGCCTGCTCGAAGGGATCTCGGTGTTTGACAGCTCCATCGCCGGCCTCGGCGGCTGCCCCTACGCCAAAGGCGCCAGCGGTAACGTCGCCACCGAAGACGTGGTTTACCTGCTCAATGGCCTCGGCATCGAAACAGGTATCGACCTGGACGCCTTGATTCTCGCCGGTCAGCAGATTTGCACGGTGCTGGGGCGCCCCACCGGTTCGCGCGTGGCCAAGGCTCGCAGCGCGCAGTAAGTGTGCTGATGTGTCCGGGTGTTACCGCTGCGTCTGGAACGTGGGGGATAAGCGAGTAACACGGAAACAAATTGTAGGGGTTTACCTGAGCGAAAAATCCTACAAAAATTCAAGTCATTGATTTTAAAGGGTTTTTAAAAGTTGGCACGGCTTCTGCTATCTCTATGGCATAACAAGAATAAAAAGCAGCAAACCAATAAAAATAAGACGTAACGACTCTGACATAACAAGAACAACACGGCAGAGACGCAGCTAACAGATTTTTTTGGAGAAGGTGTGCTTTTCAGGGTGCTTTTCGGAGTAACCCGCAACCGGGCAGAGAACAATAAAACTACCTTCAGGTAGCTCCCGAACTGGTTGGATCGCTTAGCGAAAAAGTAGATCAGCGCTCAAAAAAATACGTTTGCTCTTGATCCCGGATGGGGATCGACAAAAACAGCGGTAAAGGGTCACGGTTGCCAAAAACAAAAACAGACCGCCCCTCAATAATAAAAAAAGAGCATGCGCAACGAAAAATTAAAGGGGAGCTTCGGCTCCCCTTTGTGCTTTCTGCGATTCAGGTTTTCCCCATCGCCCCTGTGGGAGCCAGCCTGCTGGCGATTGCGGTGGTTCAGACATAGGCATGTTGACTGACACTCCGCTATCGCCAGCAGGCTG contains:
- the greB gene encoding transcription elongation factor GreB, whose product is MSRYRPPRTAGTALITPEGEARMRAEFHELWHVRRPQVTQSVSEAAAQGDRSENAEYTYGKKMLREIDSRVRFLTKRLEALKVVSEKPSDPNKVYFGAWVTIEDEDGKESRYRIVGPDELDLKLGLISIDSPLARALIGKALDAEVRVQTPTGEQCVYIVAIDYP
- a CDS encoding class I SAM-dependent methyltransferase gives rise to the protein MNALNPVVRPAPITAHLTQRNPKILLGGKHQPTLLRYLDGWPRRTGGPAVFLIQFVEDGESLARFASDSFDLAVIQSPALEDAPEMIRQLTRVARQGLITRR
- a CDS encoding DoxX family protein produces the protein MSSLINKVLFTRAGYGLTVLRIFVGIIFAAHGSQKLFGAFGGYGLAGTAQYMESIGLAPGYLMATLAGGTEFFAGLALIIGLLVRPAALGLTFLSLVAIFSVHISNGLFMANNGYEFALALLGGSIAVLFEGAGKLSVDRAIAG
- a CDS encoding transglycosylase SLT domain-containing protein, which translates into the protein MTRPSILLLLCGSLLLPMPAVARLAGPLQAVPAAQVRDLQEIRSSRVLKVLVNQSRNSSGEVQGQAIGVEYHRLRAFEQYLNGHARDGQEVTLKIIPKAKDQLLGALQRGEGDLVAPGELLDLQPGYAVSTSEPIASDIPLVLVGIKGEKRYTRLEQLSGKTLALPTGSAAGEAISQINQKLALHKLAPVKIEWVDPSLAVEDVLEMVQGGIFHLTIVEQPIAERWGKILPKLRFDRQVLISEPGEEFWFVRRDASMLRASIDRFLIGYKKPSDQDAAFLRIYRRLYQVHYPLAKTDRQRLEKLRPVLQKHADAQGMDWLNLAALAFKESALQPRARSGGGPTGLMQITPSAAQRVGVNNIQDLDANVQAGAKYLAMIRRKFFASPKLNERERMAFVLAAYNIGPERVQGMRAEARRRGLNPNQWFFQVERIAMEQVGMGPVSYVNSVNKYYLAFDRERESLEPQGQKVALRK
- a CDS encoding TatD family hydrolase; the protein is MQLIDIGVNLTNPSFADKHQAVLDRAYAAGVCQLVLTGTNVEGSEQALELCRQLDETAQRLFATAGIHPHAASDWNADSAQRLRSLLKEPNVVAVGECGLDFNRDFSPRPQQEKVLEEHLAMAVDLQLPVFLHERDASQRLLEILRDYRDQLPAAVVHCFTGEKKALFSYLDLDLHIGITGWICDERRGTHLHPLVKEIKRGRLMLESDAPYLLPRSLRPKPKNGRNEPAYLTEVLREVALHRGESEEELAAHSTACARAFYGLPVVD
- a CDS encoding acyl-CoA dehydrogenase, whose amino-acid sequence is MDFAYSPKVQELRERVTAFMDTYVYPAEAVFERQVAEGDRWQPTAIMEELKLKAKAEGLWNLFLPESELGAGLTNLEYAPLAEIMGRSLLGPEPFNCSAPDTGNMEVLVRYANEEQKQRWLEPLLRGEIRSAFAMTEPDVASSDATNMAARAVRDGDEWVINGKKWWTSGACDPRCKILIFMGLSNPDAPRHAQHSMILVPVDAPGVKIVRPLPVFGYDDAPHGHAEVLFENVRVPYENVLLGEGRGFEIAQGRLGPGRIHHCMRSIGMAERALELMCKRSVNRTAFGKPLARLGGNIDKIADSRMEIDMARLLTLKAAYMMDTVGNKVAKSEIAQIKVVAPNVALRVIDRAIQIHGGAGVSNDFPLAYMYAMQRTLRLADGPDEVHRAAIGKFEIGKYVPKEMMRSSH
- a CDS encoding LysR family transcriptional regulator, which produces MNLSKVDLNLFIVFDAIYTEANLTRAGQIVGITQPAVSNALARLRETFNDPLFVRTAQGMVPTPMAQNIIGPVRNALSLLRVSVQESRIFNPLQAVKTYRISMTDLTEAVILPPLFQRLRRLAPTVIIESFLSKRRETTKELAAGRLDFAVDAPLNTDPQVRHVKLMEDRYVCAMRKGHPLATKEKFTLDDYLSLTHIHISSRRSGLGHVDLALGKMGIQRKIALRSQHYLMASQVLQQTDMVMTVPERFARRHDLYSVNLPVNDVPPVETHLYWHESTDQDPANRWMREQMIELCQQVTAHEKKLDKV
- a CDS encoding MerR family transcriptional regulator, which encodes MSSQTYSISDLARELDITTRAIRFYEEQGLLSPERRGQERIYSPRDKVSLKLILRGKRIGFSLAECRELIELYDPTGGNQKQLQTMLSKIAERREQLEQQMLDIEQMKLELDTAQERCTQALEQTMKSQPVVQ
- a CDS encoding hydroxymethylglutaryl-CoA lyase, with the protein product MSLPSHVRLVEVGPRDGLQNEAQPISVADKVQLVDALTAAGLGYIEVGSFVSPKWVPQMAGSAEVFAQIQRKPGVTYGALAPNLRGFEDAIAAGVKEVAVFAAASEAFSQRNINCSISESLERFAPIMEAARQHGVTVRGYVSCVLGCPYEGHVKPEQVALVARELYAMGCYEVSLGDTIGTGTAGATRKMFEVVSADVPREKLAGHFHDTYGQAMANIYASLLEGISVFDSSIAGLGGCPYAKGASGNVATEDVVYLLNGLGIETGIDLDALILAGQQICTVLGRPTGSRVAKARSAQ